The Chelatococcus sp. HY11 nucleotide sequence GGCCGCGTCGCCGCGCAGGTTGGGCAACTCGGGTATGCCCAACAGATTACCATCCTCCTCCACCGTCGCAGCCGCCCCCCATTCAACCCCCGAGAACGAGCCGCCTCCCAAATGCACGTCCACGGTCTGAAATTTGCGCGCGTTAGCCTCACTCAGGCCCTCGCCATCCATCGCGATGTGCTGCTCAACCGTGAGCCGCATATGCTCGACCTGACGGCTTGCGCCCATCATCATCGTGCGCAGGGTGAAATGTTGCTCCGCCGTCAGGGTATTGAGTTCCGACAACAATGCGCGGCGCTGGGGAGCAAACTGCTCGATAGCCAAGCCGATGATCAAACCCGCCAGGGGAAGTAAGCAGACGAGCAAGAGGCGCGCCGACGGACCAATGCCGGACATGCGAGACAGCACACTTCTCCCAGCCCCTGAAAGCCCCATTACACCCCTTACCCGCAATCAGTCCCACGTCGTGGGCAACCCGAAGCGCCGGCCAGTCAGTGTCGAGGGCCTTCTCCTGGACCAGCCCTGATACTTCACAGCCGATGTTTCATTGTGATGTCGAAACCCAGCTCCACTTCTGATCTGAGCCCCACATGACCCGAAGAGCAAGACCACTTATGCGCGAGGTATAAAAAAATAACACGCCATGCACAGTAACGCTTACCGGGCTTATGCGCGGCAAGGCGAGCTCGAAACCAGTGCGCTCTGCACGCGGAGAGGCAACCCGCGTCATCATGTCACATTAATAACCTTGAACCAGAGCATTCCAGTGCGACTGAAATCTTAGGTTTCCCGGTCCAAGGGAATTTTTGGTATAATGTTACGTCTACCATAGGGTTGGCCAGCTTGGGCAATGTCCCCCGCGGGCTTGGAAAGCGCACGATGGCGGATTTAATTATAGTCGACGATGATCGGGCGCTCTGCGGAATGCTCGAGGATTTCCTGACGCTGGAAGGCCATATGGTGCGTTGCGCCACTGATGCCCGCGTCCTTTCCACAATGCTGGACGAACGGCTGCCCGATCTCGTGGTGCTCGATCTCAGCCTTCCTGACGAGGATGGCCTGAGCATCACCCGCCGTCTTCGCAGGGGCTACGACTTTGGCATCATGATGGTAACCGGGACCGCTGACCTGACCGAGAAGGTGGTCGGCTTGGAAATCGGCGCTGACGACTATGTCACCAAGCCTTTCTCGCTGCTGGAGCTGGGCGCGCGGATCCAGGCGATCCTTCGGCGCAGGCGTGCTGACAAAAGCACCCTGGTGCCATTCGGCGCGTTCTGGCTCGATCTGAAAAGCTGGAAGCTGTTCGAGCCGAGTGGTCGGGAGGTCAATCTATTTCCAACGGAGATCGACCTGATCGCCGCCTTCGCGACCAATCCCGGCAAGATGCTGAGCCGAGACGAGATCCTGCGGCTGGCGCCGGCGCATGGCACGGACCCGCTGGACAGGAGTATCGACACCCGCATCACGCGGCTGAGGCGGAAACTCGAAAGTCACGGGCTAGACGGCGACCTCGTCAGGACCTCGCGGGGGAACGGCTATATCTACCTCGG carries:
- a CDS encoding response regulator transcription factor; translated protein: MADLIIVDDDRALCGMLEDFLTLEGHMVRCATDARVLSTMLDERLPDLVVLDLSLPDEDGLSITRRLRRGYDFGIMMVTGTADLTEKVVGLEIGADDYVTKPFSLLELGARIQAILRRRRADKSTLVPFGAFWLDLKSWKLFEPSGREVNLFPTEIDLIAAFATNPGKMLSRDEILRLAPAHGTDPLDRSIDTRITRLRRKLESHGLDGDLVRTSRGNGYIYLGPS